The Anoxybacillus amylolyticus DNA segment ATTATGCTCCCGCAAAAAGACGGTATGGAAGTATGCCGCGAAGTGCGGAAAAAATACGATATGCCGATTATTATGCTGACAGCGAAAGACTCGGAGATTGATAAAGTGCTTGGCCTTGAATTGGGTGCAGACGATTACGTAACGAAGCCGTTCAGCACAAGAGAGTTGCTTGCGCGTGTCAAAGCGAACTTGCGCCGCCATCAGCCAACAGCAGGCGCACAAGACGAAGCAAATGATATGAGCGAAATCGTGGTTGGATCGCTCGTCATTCGCCCTGATGCATACATTGTGCTAAAGAGGGGAGAAACGATCGAATTAACCCATCGCGAATTTGAGCTGCTTCATTATTTGGCCAAACATATTGGACAAGTGATGACAAGGGAGC contains these protein-coding regions:
- the yycF gene encoding response regulator YycF; the encoded protein is MEKRILVVDDEKPIADILQFNLQREGYEVICAYDGVEALQKVEEHVPDLILLDIMLPQKDGMEVCREVRKKYDMPIIMLTAKDSEIDKVLGLELGADDYVTKPFSTRELLARVKANLRRHQPTAGAQDEANDMSEIVVGSLVIRPDAYIVLKRGETIELTHREFELLHYLAKHIGQVMTREHLLQTVWGYDYYGDVRTVDVTVRRLREKIEDNPSHPAWIVTRRGVGYYLRNPEQE